GCAAAGTTGCCGATGAGCATTGTTGGGAAGGTCGCCCACATCTGATTGAGGGTACGAATGAGGTATTCTCGCCCAGATGCTGTAAAGATAAGCTGGTGAAATGTGCGATTCAGTTGCCGATATTCATTGACCTGCTCAGGTGCGGAATAGATATTCATTTGCTCCAGCACCTGAGCAATGTTTGCTAACTCTTCATCACTGATCCGTGCCGCAGCAAATGCCGCAGCTCTACTCTCTAAAAAGGCGCGATGTTCGTATAAATCCTCAATATCAGTCAGCGAAAAGGCGATCACACGTACTCCGCGGTAGGGTACGTGCTCGATAAGTCCTTCGGCCGTCAGTTCTTTTAAGGCTTCACGAACCGGCATCTGGCTGACATTGAGTTCTTGCGCCAGCTTTTCCTGGCGTAGCCACTCGCCAGGTTTGTACCGGCCTTCCAGGATAGCCGCACGTAACTGATCGGCAACCAGTTTACGCAATTGGCGATGGGGTGATGGATCAGTAGACATAAAATTTAGATATTAGATATTAGATATTTGATCTAATGTCAATCTTATCAGACTTCCCGGCGCCCGTCAAGGGGTGTGTTGTATCTTTGAGCGCAAATGACTTTGTGAAGGGTTTAAGATAACGTGTGGTCACTGAATTGGGCGTTTATGTCTGAGGGGTGCTATCCTCAAGTTGAGGAGCATGTCCGGGACACGATGGCTGGATGTTTAGATGCTTCATTTGTGACAGATAGCCCAGTGCCTTGGCCCTATCACACACCATCATTGGATTGGTATTATCAGTATCTGTCTATACTGCTACGACGGCGGAGGGGCAGTTTCAGAGTTACAGTAATCGATGTTCGCAAACATGGCGAAACACGGCGCAGCACTGCTGCGCCGTGTTTGTTTGTCCGCCGTTTGGAAATGTCTGGCAATAAGGGGGAATTCTCTGCGTTGTTACTTCTACAACAACTCAACCAATTCACGTTCAATGGCGCCGACCGTATCAGTTGGGGCATACCGCCGAACGACAGTGCCATTCCGATTTACCAGAAACTTGGTGAAATTCCACTTAATCTCGCCATCGGGGCTAAGTCCTGGCTGCTGCGCCTTGAGAT
This genomic window from Chloroflexus aurantiacus J-10-fl contains:
- a CDS encoding GntR family transcriptional regulator encodes the protein MSTDPSPHRQLRKLVADQLRAAILEGRYKPGEWLRQEKLAQELNVSQMPVREALKELTAEGLIEHVPYRGVRVIAFSLTDIEDLYEHRAFLESRAAAFAAARISDEELANIAQVLEQMNIYSAPEQVNEYRQLNRTFHQLIFTASGREYLIRTLNQMWATFPTMLIGNFAATAQRPLYKRDETDTLEHLAIFEALKNHQPEAAEQAMRTHILNTVRYLRDSLQRQADLEQP